A stretch of DNA from Phycisphaerae bacterium:
TACCTACGTCGCACTGCCCAAGGTCGGCAAGGAAGTGACGGCCGGTCAGCCGATGGGGGAGATCGAGAGCGTCAAGGCGACGAGCGATCTGTACAGCGGCGTCTCGGGGGTTGTCAGCGCCGTGAACGACAAACTCGGCAGCGCGCCGGAGTTAGTGAACAGCAACCCTCTTGACGACGGGTGGATGGTCAAGATCAAGGTCTCAGAACCCGCCCAACATGCCAAGCTCCTGACGGCCGAGGCGTATGAGGCCCAACTCGCCGGGTAGCGCCTGTCGTCTCGGAAGGCACTGAGGGCCGCATCCCCAAAGCAGCCATTCCGGCGGCCTTCCGATACAATCCCTCTCGGAGCGGCGCAACCATGACTTGCAACCAGGATGACACTATCATGCTCGGCCCCTCGGACACTTTTGTTCATCGCCACATCGGTCCCAACCCTGCCGACATCGAGCAGATGTCGG
This window harbors:
- the gcvH gene encoding glycine cleavage system protein GcvH encodes the protein MGVPTDRRYLKSHEWHKLEGDTCTIGITQFAADELTDITYVALPKVGKEVTAGQPMGEIESVKATSDLYSGVSGVVSAVNDKLGSAPELVNSNPLDDGWMVKIKVSEPAQHAKLLTAEAYEAQLAG